The segment gaaattttttttcttttttttttttcactaaatcatgttttatttggtttgtttcatatttgggctttctttttcttttctttttttttttttaaactttttttttttattgagttaaagtcattttacaatgttgtgtcaaaaatttttttcttgtgttgagaacttttaagatctactcccttagcaacttgcaaatatgcaatacagtattctTAAGTATAGTCcccatgctgtgcattacatcctcatgacttattttataaatggaagttaGCACCTTCAGaacccctttacccatttcaccccCATCCCCAACCAGTTACCTTTAGATAGTAAGTGGAAGCCCTTCTAATTCCATTCCATTATTATTCTTTGATCATTCTAGTTCAACGGATTCTTTCTTGCTGTGAGGTCATAAGCATTTAAAAAGGGGGTATCTTCTTATACCCATAAATCCCCCAAAAGCGTGGCCCACAGAATGTAATTTGGGTCAAGTTGAAGAATTTACACTTGCAATTGACTGGGACTTGACAAGGAAACTTCCTTTGTGGGAAGAGGAGCTGTATCTTCTCATCTGTCCTCCTCTTTCAACTCCCAATCCTTATGCCATCTCTCATTCCTCATTTCTCATCTCCCATTAGAGAGGGGACAGAAAGACGACTTCCTGGCAGGGAGTCTGTTCCTCAGTAATAATAACGAAGGTCTTTTCAGGACATGCAGTTGTTCGCCTGCGGTAGTCACTTGGGTTCTTTAATTTTCTGGTCCTTTTGCCTGTCATTAGGCATGAGAGTTAGGCACGGCCTCAGACCAGCCCATTTGTCCCTTCGATACTGAGGCTGTGTGACTCATCTGTACAGTGTGCCCGTTTAGTGATGTTACCTGAGGTGTGGCATCAGCACACGGTTATTATGAGTGAGGAATGAGGAGAGAATCACCTTATCCTGTCATCATGTTTTGGGCTCGATGAAACAGAGAGGACTCTGGGCTATTGATTGGCACAATGGAAAAGTTACGAACAAAATAAAAGGATTTAAGCCCCCAGGAGATAACATCCTAGTTTTATGTGGCTTAGAACATTACTGTAAGAATAATTATTAACGTTTTGAATCCATATGATATTTTAGGTGTGCTGCATATAATGTCTGTATGCCTCATAGCAACTCAGAAGAGTAGGTATCCTcagtccattttacagaggggaagGTGAGGTTCTGAACTGTTGAGCAGGATTGCATTTCTAGTAGGTACAGGCTGGGATTCAAAGGCAGGCTATCTGACTGTAGCCCTCCTGGGCAACCCCCCATCTCCGGCAGCTGCCTACATTCAGTGATGCATCAGCCATTTGGCAGTTGTTAGAGCAACGGAGGGGACTAGATAGACCCTGGCTAGAGACACCTCTATCCTGGAATCTGATTCCTGCCTAGTGATTGTCTCTTTGGAATTAATCTCTTTCTTCTTGTCTCTAAATTGGATAGAAATCAGAACTCAACTTCCCTCTTTTCCAAGTTTGGAAAAGGGCAGGGAGGCATCATTCTGAAGAAAGGGCTCATTTTCCTTAGAGTTAATTCAAGAGCAGAGTGCCCTTTATGGCAGGGTTTCTCAGCTGGGGACAGTTTTCCCCCTTCCCTACCCCAGCCTTCTCCGGGACACTGGGCAATGTTTGAAGACATTTTTGTTGTCACAAATGGAGGAAGGAGCGTTTCTGGCACCCAGTAGGCGAGGATACTCAGGAAAGCCCACCTACAACACAGAATTGTCCAGGCTGATACATCAGTGCTGCTGAGGTGGAGAAGCCTTGCTTTCCGGGAACAATCGATGCTCAGGATGAAGCCCCAGGAGGCTGACCATGACCATGTGTCCATTGCAGCGGGAAGAGGCGATGCTTCACGGGTCATGGGTTTTCCTCTCTTCACAGGtccttcattttgaaaatgtcaaAGATGTGCCCTTTGGATTTCAGACAGTAACATCGGATGTCAACAAACTTAGTTCCTTTTACTCACTGAAATTAATCAAACGGCTGTACGTGGACAAATCTCTGAATCCTTCCACAGTAAGTGGTTCAAAGCAATTAGAGAGATTTGACTGTTTACCAGGAGTGGCATTTTCTCATGCTTAGACCAACAACCTTTTTTCCCATGAAATTAATTCCTAGGATGCtcatttatgatttatttaaaataaattagtccTAGTGGAGAGGTTAAATAGAGGAGGAATCAACTGCAGTCACATAATATAGCTTAAAATATAGGGAAGCTGTgagcttccttttccttctcaaacACTTGCAGGATCCCACCCTTCCTCTTAGCTTCCTCcctgagagaaatggaaaatgggGTTATTAACTCTGTAATAAATGTATCTCTAAAGATGCAAGACAGCTCAGGATTTAAACCTCTTTCTCCTTAAACAGCAGGGCGTGTGGCCTGGGACCACACTTTAAGTTCTTTACCTCATTTGTTTATGCGCACAGTGTTCTCCTGATGTTTCTCAGAATCAAGAAGACAAATAGTAACTGTATGAATTAACGGTTTTCATCAGTCACAAATGGGTTCTGTTTATTGGACAAGGCTGGTCATGTGGGTATCTATATAAGGTAGCTGTGATAATTTCAGCTATTTCTTGAAGGAATCATATAAAGAACACGGTGATGCCCATAGCTTGATCCCAGAGTATATCAtaataggttttaaaaatctgtatttgaaACACATAGCCAACATCCTCGACTATATAGATGTTCATTCTCTTCTTTAGTAATGCGGTGTTGGTTCAATCTGTGTTTGGATGGCCAGAATTTCAAGCTTTCCAAATCTGAAGGGGAGATTTCCGTTGCTTTCCGTTGCTCCTGTTGGTTGTGTATCATCTACCAATTTACTAGTAACAATACAAACAGGGTGGTCTGAGGAGGGCCACCTGTGTCAGAACTACCCGGGTGTTTGTAAAAAGTGCAAATTGCTATCCTCAGATCACTTGACTCAAGATCGCCAGGGACAGGATTTAGggttttgcatttttaacaagcattACAATTAGAAGCACCGCTCTGTTCTGTAAAGCACTGTATTTCCAACTTTACTGTGTAGATGAATCACTTGGGAATCTTGTTAAGAATgcggattctgattcagtaggtctgagatgGGACTTGAgattctacatttttaacaaggtcccaggtgatgctgcGGCTTTTGGTccttggaccacactttgagtagcaagcaCAGAATCGTTATTTCAGTGGTAAGATTTTTCTTCTCACACAGTtctttttttggtacatttcttTTATCCTAAgacatacatatgtaagtatatatgtatacttacgttttatatatatttatattttaacgtTTCTGGAATTGGAATCTATATTATAATTGTTTTGTGCATTTAGCatggtgtttcttttttccccccaaactgaTACTAAATTGATGGAGGCATTTAATAATTGATATTGTCTTGGAATTGAATATATGAACCATTAATACAAAGaaaattcattgatttttatatgaGGTTTCGATTTATATCGGGTTATAGATTTTGAAGGAGTATTCATGGTAATGGACGTTCAGAAGTCCTTCTGTTAGAGTTGTGTAACAGTGCCGTGCTCTGACGACAGGCCTCACGGATGTTGTGATTTTGTGAACTGGGTGTTTTTCAGGAGTTCATCAGCTCTACGAAGAGACCCTATGGAAAGGAGATGGAGACCGTTGATTTCAAAGATAAAttggaagaaacaaaaagtcaGATCAACAACTCAGTTAAGGAACTCACAGACGGCAAGTATCTTTTACGTATTCTGCTATAACTCCACTAAGTAAACAGACCGTGTCTTCTCAGGCATCTTTCTGCTAAGTTATAAAATTGAACGTCTGGGGAATTCCTTGGCTGTTTTCGGTAACAAGCTAAATTCTTGCCCGTCGAGCCATTCCAACCACTTGGATTTCTGGGCATTTCCTGCATCATGTCATCACTTGGCAGAGGTTCCGGGTGCTTCAGTTTTAGTCTGCCTCGCCGTGCGAGCTTGCTCTCCAGCGAGCTGCCACGTGCCCTCCTGGAGTCTTAGCTGTGTCCCTGATGAAgtatggctttgggcaagttccAGGCTGGTTTTTCAATCTGGAAATGAAGGGCTTGGACTATGACTTGATAATCCCTGAGGCCACTTTCAGCTCAAAAATTCTACAAATTTATGGTGGAAAAAAGGCAGACGGTCTTAGGCAATCAAGTACACatatagaaaaagcaaaacaaaacaaaccacggTGGAAACTTGTTTTGGTTCTCATGACTTGCTGTCCCAGTCGGTCCCCTGATAGCCCCGAGGTCTCTTCTGCAGCCTCTACCTGGCCCTGCGTCTGGCTCAGTGCTTCCCCCAGGCCTCTCCCTTCCCCGACTCCTCCCTCCACTAAAATTCTCTGTGAGTTGTCCTTCTTGCTAGAAAGGAATTGAGGCCAAGATGAGTTTGGGGTGCAAATCAGTGTTCATGTGCTCCTTCCCGGGGGCATATTTGTATAGGGAGGGACCTCTTGTGACACAGCACCTGATTGTGAAAGAACAAACTGGGTTTTCAGGTGCCACTGCAGTGGCCCAAGTCTAAGGAGAGCTCTACTTCTGTGGCAAGAGACGCTGACTCCCTGTGAGGAAGGCCAGTGCGGTCCTCTTGCTGCACTGGCTCAGGAGTGATGGAGCCCAGGCTCTTCACTGAGTGGGGGCCTGGAAAGAACACGGTCTGGGAGTCATGCAAGACCTAGATTCAAATCCAGACACTGCCACTTATTAACTGAGGTATTTGGATATGGAGCCTCAGTTTACCaaactgtaaaatgggggataTGTTAtctttcacataatttaattttcacatggtggttgtgaggatcaaattaGATAATGTATATGAACAAATAATATATGGTAGCCATAgaaacatatgcacacacacaaatgtatacatacatatgtatttgttaTTAAAATGAAGTTTCTTTGGCTTTATATGTAAAGAAAAATCTGGTCTAAGTAATACCAGTTTAGGCATAATTCTAAAAAGTATAAGCAAAAAGCAGCTCCTATTTAAATTTCTGTGCAAcagttttgtctttaaaattgtTAGATAATTACAGTTTCTCTCCAAGGTACATCCTCCAttctgtgtaaatttaaggtttTGACTGGAGAAGGTAGTTGAGTGAAAGGACTTCTGAATTTGAAATCAGAAGCTTGAGGTTCAAGTTGAAGCACAGCCTCTTTCTAGCCCTCCCCCTCCTACTTCTTCAGTGACACTATTACCTGTTCAACACATCATATAGTGCTGGCGGGCCCGGTCACATCATTTGCGGgtcccagtgcaaaatgaaaatgaagggcCCTTTATTAAAAACTGTGTTAAGAACTGTAAGATGGTAGCAGCAGAGCATGAAACCCCTGGAGGTTCTTCACACAGAGTCACAGGCCCATGAACTGGCCTGAGCCCTGGGGCGAAGATGGAGAGAGATTAGGTAAATGAAAATCCTTTGCGGAAAAAGTCAGTGCTCCTCAAAGGCGAGGACTTAATTTTGTTAAGGGATTATCACCTTTGAGCTGTTTCCACTGGGGGTTTTTGGTCGAAGGTAGTTAGTTGTTCTGGAGCCTAAGGTGGTGACTACTGACCTTGATGTAGCCACGGTGCGATTTGGGGAGGCGGGAAGAGGAGAGCGCTGTCCTGGCATCAGACACGCTTCACAGCTGAGTGACCCAGGAAAGCCACttcacctctttgagcctcagtttcctcaattataaaatggggataatgatctTTGCCCCAAAGCATCATCCTGAGAGAAGTGGGTAAGACACGTGCCAGTACCAAGCACAGACCAGGTGGGAAGTAAGTGCTCTCACATTTTCCTTCCTGAGCACAGGTTTTGGAGTCACAAAGACCCAGCTTTGAATCCTGAATCACCCTTGGGCAAGTGATTTAACACCAAGTCTTAGTTTGctgatctgtaaagtggggagaaATGCATATGCGATGTCTAGCCATAGTCTGGGACAGCATAGGCATTCAACAGTGGTagcttgtgtttttctttttcctcctcttcctttcttttccttcccttttctccctctttctcctccttagGTCTCTTTGATAAGTCTGATTGTGGCAagatggaaggagagaaaggggtcCTTCTGAAATGAGCTGGTTTGGCCTACCAGACCTTACATGGTGGGCTCAGTATTAAATGCCCAGGGAGTGGACATGCATGTGCCCATGAGCTGTGGTTTGGAAGAATAACGCTGTACAATTTGTGGTTTCCTAAAATTGTTTGCAGGCCGCTTCGAGAACATTTTAGCTGACAACAGCGTAAATGACCAGACCAAAATCCTTGTGGTTAATGCTGCCTACTTTGTTGGAAAGTGGATGAAGAAATTTCCTGAATCAGAAACCAAAGAATGCCCTTTCAGAGTCAACAAGGTATGCGAGCTGCATGTAGCTTTCAAAGGATTCCAACTATAGATCCGTAAAATTATAGCAACCCAAGGGACTGTAGGAATTCACTCCGCtgagaaaaattaacattaaaattaatgttCACTACCTGTGAACATAAGGTAGTGTGCTTTTCCTGAGATGAACAGCTGGGAGGCGAGTATAGAAAAAGAACCATAATCCAGAGCCTCTTAcactttttccagaatgtcctcaGGGTCTGACTAAGTGAGATCTTATAGAACTTATAACACAGTGGGTGGAGCTAAATTACCAACAGGAAAATAGCTACATGTATTTGGGACCAttagtaagaaaggaagagaagagaagagaagagaaacaaacTGAATCCCAGCATCAGAGGCCTTTGGATCATCATGAgatgctgactgtgtgggaaTCCTGCTCTAGGTTAATAAGGTCCTCTGTGATCTCATTTCGCACCTGTTAATTGTGAAGTCAGTGGttccaatattttatttataagatgCTTTGAGGTAGGTACTTGGTGGCTGTGAAGAAAAAAGTATAGCTTATTCATCCGCCACGCTGGGAGTCGACATGGGGAAGAATTAGAAACCTGTATTGCAGGGAAGCCTTATAAATACTATTGAGTGAATAATGAGGCCATATCCCACAtcaaaaataattcatataaatCGGTAAAGTGCCTCTTCTATAAATGAAACTAAAGAACCGAGACTAGAAAATTGACCCATTTCCTTAGAGGACCTTAGAGGAAGCCCCAGGAATCTATATGATGGTTTGATTTGGTCTCATTTGATGAGATCTGAGTTGTGTTAAGAGCGCGGGCTCAGAACTGTGCTTGAGCTGTGTGAATGGATGTGTGGGCTAGCACTAGGGTTTACTTTCAAGTGCGTTCTGCCAGGCATGGTTTAAAGACCTTGTAATTACAGGCATCTATAAAGATGAAGTTGAAGTTTGCCTATATTTCCAGTCATCctgtcttatttttaatgttttatatatgcaaatacaGTATTACATTATGTACAGTTCCTATAATTATAAAGCACACGAATAGGTTTTCAAAAGAAGTCATAAACTCTTGACAGGACAGTCTCAGATGGCGTGGGTCCCCGTGGCTGCAGCTTCAAGCCATAATGATCTGAAATTATATCAAGAACAAAttggtgtattaaaaaaaagaacaaattgatgtatatgtgtgtatagttgtttgtgtatatatacgtgtatagatttgtgtgtgtgtgtgtgtgtgtgagtgagtgtgtgagtgtggtgtgtgtgtgaaaagcaAGCAGAGcaaatttcttctccttttacAGACGGACACCAAACCAGTGCAGATGATGAATACGGAGGCCACGTTCTGTATGGGCCACATTGACGGTATTAACTGTAAGGTCATAGAGCTTCCCTTTCAAAACAAGCACCTCAGCATGCTCATCCTGCTGCCCAAGGATGTGGAGGATGGGTCCACGGGGCTGGAGCAGGTGAGGAGGGAGCGGGTGTTGAGCACGCAGGTGCCCCGGAGCCTTGGAGACGCGCGGGCGGGGCTGTGTGCGGCTGAGGCGGGGTTCCCGGCAGCCCTCCTTACGGGCCATTTGGCTAGTCGTCTCCAAAGCTTTCATGGTTCTTTTGGGACCTTTTTCCTTAATATTAAAACagctagtatttatttatctggcACTCACAATGCGCCAGGAACTGTGCCTTGCCCACGTGCGCAGTCGGAGTTAGCCACTCTTACCGCACTCGGGTTTACCAGTGAGGGGGCAAGGCACAGAGGGCTAGGTAACTGGTCCGTGGTCACAGAAGCCGTGGGTGGGAGGTGGAATCGGAATGTGAGCCCTGGAAGGTGGTTGGAATCTGTGTTCTTAACCGCAGGCTGACGCCACGGTTGTTTGCATCTTGCGTtagtgtggtgtgtgtgttacAGTTGACCAGCCAATGCTGACAGATTTTTCGCTCAGGTCCACAGTTGACTTTAGGGGGTCGGGCTCCGAGTTGCACATTCTGTGGACTTTGAAAAGTTCTTTTAATGCATACACATGTCTGAGATTGTATTACACTTCTATGCCGGTAGAGGCACGGGGTTTAAGTAACAGCAGAGATCTCAGCAGATTGGAAGTGTCTTTCCAGCTTCCCCTCTGCTCTGGCAGCCCCGTGCAGCCCAGGGCCCGCTGGTCTCctgcagcctctcccctcctggcTCTCCCTCACCCACTCTGCCGGTCGAAGACCTTGGCCAGAAAGGAGCGGCTCTTGAGGGACCCACAGATCACCTGCCTCATCTCCAGTCATGCCTCCCTTACTCCCTGACTTTCCAGGGGATGATCTAACATGGTCCCCATCCTGTCTGCTTCTTTAGTTCTCATTATGTTTTATCCATCACTTTATTAGCTGAATTATAACTCCCATCTTCATTCTTCTTTGAgtcactcttctctctctttttttctcccacttcATGCCTTGGTCTCATTCTTTTCCTGCAGTGTGAATGCATGTCTTTATCTGTGTCCAGATTTTCCCTTCTTATaaaaaggacaccagtcatattgggttagggcccaccctaatgactgcatcttaactaattatatctacaagaatcctatttccaaataaggtcatattccaAGGCACTgtggattaggacttcaacatatacaTTCTGGGgggataaatttgaaaaaaaagctTTTTCCCTCTTCTAAATGACCTTTTTGATATATGGATGAATTTTCTCCTATCTTCTCACTGCCAGGTAGTAAGTGGGCAAAAGGATATGCTTTTTGGCTCAAAAATTCTAGTTACCCATAACACTCATAATTTGTCTTAAATGAAAGAGTTTCCATTGAAAAAAGACTTATCATAGATTAGCAAGAGAATCTAATGGTtccttcctccattaaaaaaagaaaaaagaaaacttgtggcCAGCTTGTGACCTTGTCATCGCCCTGATTTTTATAGGCTTCATCTGAGTAACTGTGGTGCAGGACTGCCCCAGATATAACAGTCAAGGTGTTATCATTCTCTGTTGTATGCGTGTTTCTCCTCTAGCCGGTGGGGTGATTGGAAGGGCAAGGAGCAATTTAAGATTTGCTCAGTGAAGAATTTTATGACTAAATCATTTTATGCATCATCgcatctctttcatttttaaaataaccaactGAAATGGACACATTCATCACCTCTGATCTAAAAGAAGGATCCTAGACAGTTCAAAGTCTCATTTGAGAAGGAGCACCTTAAGCTTTTATTTGGCTTATTAAATTTGATGCCATTCCAAGGATAC is part of the Camelus bactrianus isolate YW-2024 breed Bactrian camel chromosome 30, ASM4877302v1, whole genome shotgun sequence genome and harbors:
- the SERPINB5 gene encoding serpin B5 isoform X1; the encoded protein is MDALQLANSAFAVDLFKQLCEKEPAGNVLFSPICLSTSLSLAQVGAKGDTANEIGQVLHFENVKDVPFGFQTVTSDVNKLSSFYSLKLIKRLYVDKSLNPSTEFISSTKRPYGKEMETVDFKDKLEETKSQINNSVKELTDGRFENILADNSVNDQTKILVVNAAYFVGKWMKKFPESETKECPFRVNKTDTKPVQMMNTEATFCMGHIDGINCKVIELPFQNKHLSMLILLPKDVEDGSTGLEQVEKQLNSETLLQWTNPSTMANAKVKLSIPKFKVEKMIDPKASLENLGLKTIFNEDTSDFSGMSEAKGVALSNVIHRVCLEVTEDGGDSIEVPGSRILQHKDEFNADHPFIYIIRHNKTRNIIFLGKFCSP